In a genomic window of Thalassotalea piscium:
- a CDS encoding DUF1801 domain-containing protein, which translates to MDPELEYKFSFYPIEAQRQLDNIRRLIFTVAEENGLGEVEEACKWGEASYLVKGGSTIRIDWKSKDSDVIKVYFHCQTTLIDTFKEIYHDDFEYEGKRAIVIPLDAKVEQGPLGHCIGLALKYHSVKHLPLLGS; encoded by the coding sequence GTGGATCCTGAACTAGAGTATAAATTTTCTTTCTACCCTATAGAGGCTCAAAGGCAGCTTGATAATATTCGCCGCCTAATTTTTACCGTCGCCGAAGAAAACGGTTTAGGTGAAGTTGAAGAGGCTTGCAAGTGGGGTGAGGCCAGCTACCTTGTTAAAGGTGGTAGTACAATTCGAATAGACTGGAAATCCAAAGACTCTGATGTCATAAAGGTTTACTTTCATTGCCAGACAACTTTGATCGATACTTTCAAAGAAATTTATCACGATGATTTTGAATATGAAGGAAAAAGAGCAATTGTTATTCCTCTAGATGCTAAAGTTGAACAAGGGCCATTGGGGCATTGTATCGGATTAGCACTTAAGTACCACAGTGTGAAACACCTACCGTTACTTGGATCGTAG
- a CDS encoding SPFH domain-containing protein, giving the protein MNPLSAEPLEIFVLIIWASIFLFLAFKFIQAICLVPTQSAYVVERLGKYKCTLEAGFHVLLPFIDRVAFIQDLKEETIDVPPQECFSMDEVNVEVDGVIYIQITDPLKASYGITDYRFAAMQLAQTTTRSVIGTLELDRTFEERDIISAKVVEVLDKAGEAWGVRVHRYEIKNITPPLTVKNAMELQVTAERERRAILAKSLGDKASRINRSEGQMTEMINISEGEKQRQINSAEGKAEEIIAIAKATGESIRRIAQSIEQPGGEEALNMQLSEQYLDKLKGLSRKDRKIILPNNLLDFNQWINTLGLDKK; this is encoded by the coding sequence ATGAATCCACTTAGCGCAGAACCATTAGAAATATTTGTATTAATTATTTGGGCTTCAATCTTTTTGTTTTTGGCCTTTAAGTTTATTCAAGCAATTTGTTTAGTGCCAACACAATCAGCATACGTAGTAGAGCGATTAGGGAAATACAAATGCACCCTAGAAGCAGGGTTTCATGTTTTACTCCCTTTTATCGACCGTGTTGCATTTATACAAGACCTGAAAGAAGAAACAATTGATGTACCACCACAAGAATGTTTCTCGATGGATGAAGTAAACGTTGAAGTAGATGGCGTAATTTATATACAAATAACTGACCCGTTAAAAGCAAGCTATGGTATTACCGATTACCGCTTTGCCGCAATGCAACTTGCCCAAACTACTACCCGTTCGGTTATTGGTACCTTAGAACTTGACCGCACCTTTGAAGAACGAGACATAATCAGTGCTAAAGTTGTAGAAGTGTTAGACAAAGCAGGTGAGGCATGGGGTGTACGCGTGCATCGCTACGAGATTAAAAATATCACCCCTCCTTTAACTGTTAAGAACGCCATGGAATTGCAAGTAACTGCTGAACGTGAACGCCGCGCAATTTTAGCCAAAAGTTTAGGTGACAAAGCAAGTCGTATTAATCGTTCTGAAGGTCAAATGACAGAAATGATCAATATTTCTGAAGGTGAGAAGCAACGACAAATTAACTCTGCAGAAGGTAAGGCAGAAGAAATTATCGCTATTGCTAAAGCAACAGGCGAATCTATTCGAAGAATTGCTCAGTCGATTGAACAGCCAGGTGGCGAAGAAGCATTAAACATGCAACTTAGCGAGCAATATTTAGACAAGTTAAAAGGTTTAAGTCGCAAAGACAGAAAAATTATTTTACCAAATAATTTACTCGACTTTAATCAATGGATTAACACCCTTGGCTTAGATAAAAAATAA
- a CDS encoding SPFH domain-containing protein — protein MLATITFIFLGLLVIVLKLVLIVPMREVCVIERLGKFRAVMQPGLHFLIPFFDRVAYRHETREQVLDIPSQSCISKDNIQIDVDGLVYIQVMDGAKASYGIEDYRRAGINLAQTTMRSEIGKLGLSQTFSERDTLNETIVREIDKASDPWGIKVLRYEVRNITPSANVVHTLEKQMEAERQKRAEITLAEAQKESTINLSEGERQEAINLSEGDKQRQINVAHGRAKEIEIITKATAEGMDIIAQAASVPGGNKAIKMRLMEQFIKETGKILNTADISVLPTEVAKLEGFFNGMEQVTQQVQEAK, from the coding sequence TCATAGTACTCAAGCTTGTTCTTATTGTTCCCATGCGTGAAGTATGCGTAATTGAACGACTAGGAAAATTTCGCGCGGTAATGCAACCTGGTTTGCATTTTTTGATCCCTTTCTTTGATCGCGTCGCTTACCGACATGAAACCCGCGAGCAAGTACTGGATATTCCGTCACAAAGTTGTATTTCTAAAGATAACATTCAAATAGATGTTGACGGTTTAGTTTACATTCAAGTAATGGACGGTGCAAAAGCCAGTTACGGTATTGAAGACTACCGACGTGCGGGCATTAATTTAGCACAAACCACCATGCGCTCAGAAATAGGCAAGCTAGGCTTAAGCCAGACCTTTTCCGAACGAGACACACTAAACGAGACTATAGTACGTGAAATTGACAAAGCGTCAGATCCATGGGGTATTAAAGTATTGCGTTACGAAGTAAGAAATATAACCCCGTCAGCAAATGTTGTGCATACCTTAGAAAAACAAATGGAAGCAGAACGACAAAAGCGTGCCGAAATCACCTTAGCTGAAGCACAAAAAGAATCAACAATAAACTTATCTGAAGGTGAACGACAAGAGGCGATAAACTTATCTGAAGGCGATAAGCAAAGACAAATTAATGTCGCTCATGGTCGTGCTAAAGAAATCGAAATAATCACCAAAGCAACAGCCGAAGGCATGGATATTATCGCGCAGGCGGCTTCTGTACCAGGTGGTAACAAAGCTATTAAAATGCGGTTAATGGAGCAATTCATTAAAGAAACAGGCAAAATATTAAATACCGCCGACATCTCTGTTTTACCGACAGAAGTGGCTAAATTAGAAGGTTTTTTTAACGGTATGGAACAAGTAACACAACAAGTTCAGGAAGCAAAATAA